The following proteins are co-located in the Fusobacteria bacterium ZRK30 genome:
- the dapD gene encoding 2,3,4,5-tetrahydropyridine-2,6-dicarboxylate N-acetyltransferase, whose amino-acid sequence MTKLNNAHEIIQYIKNSTKSTPVKAYINGELEGIDFLNCKVFGCQNSKTIFGEWSEVNEILTTNSNLISDSHIESDRRNSAIPMLDTKNIHARIEPGAVIRDMVEIGNNAVIMMGAVINIGSKIGAGTMIDLNVVMGGRATVGENCHIGAGAVLAGVIEPPSADPVVIEDDVVVGANAVILEGIRVGKGAVVAAGAIVTKNVPAGVVVAGNPARIIKDKDEKTAGKTEIMEDLRVIK is encoded by the coding sequence ATGACTAAATTAAATAATGCCCATGAAATAATTCAATATATTAAAAACTCTACAAAATCTACCCCTGTAAAAGCCTATATTAATGGGGAATTAGAAGGGATAGATTTCCTAAACTGTAAAGTTTTTGGATGTCAAAACAGTAAAACAATCTTTGGAGAGTGGAGTGAAGTCAATGAAATTTTAACCACTAACTCTAATTTAATCAGCGATTCCCATATAGAGAGTGATAGAAGAAATTCAGCTATTCCAATGCTGGATACCAAAAATATCCATGCCAGAATCGAACCCGGGGCTGTCATCAGAGATATGGTTGAGATTGGAAACAATGCTGTCATCATGATGGGTGCAGTTATAAATATCGGTTCTAAAATCGGTGCCGGTACCATGATAGATCTAAATGTAGTCATGGGAGGGAGAGCCACTGTAGGAGAAAACTGCCACATTGGAGCAGGTGCTGTCCTGGCCGGAGTAATCGAGCCGCCTAGTGCTGATCCTGTTGTCATCGAAGATGACGTAGTTGTAGGTGCTAATGCAGTAATATTAGAAGGTATCAGAGTAGGTAAGGGAGCCGTTGTAGCTGCTGGAGCAATTGTTACAAAGAACGTCCCAGCCGGTGTTGTGGTAGCTGGAAACCCAGCTAGAATAATCAAAGATAAGGATGAAAAAACTGCCGGTAAAACTGAAATTATGGAAGATCTGAGAGTTATAAAGTAA
- a CDS encoding PhoH family protein: MRKIYILDTNVLIHDPKAMTNFEDNDVVLPIYVIEEIDKLKKESGNRGASARVAARFIDDLRSKGCLAKGVEMENGIFFRVETKGETTELPNSLKRDIVDNRILAIALYIKNKDKDKKVVLVSKDINMRIKADAMEIHVEDYKSDKMDIEELYTGNMEIGVNEEFIKKYEKSGRIKYVDIMPEEPSDNCFVSLKNKEKTLFGRYNKKTKRIERMTYGDVSVWGVRGRNEEQNFALDLLMDEDIKVVTLVGKAGTGKTLLAVASGLELVVERSKYKKLFIARPIISMGKDLGYLPGSEKEKLKPWMQPIFDNIDFLASNKEEKAGEKVIAGLEALGLLKIEALSYIRGRSIPAGFLIIDEAQNLTPHEIKTIVTRAGENTKIVFTGDPYQIDNPYLDTGSNGLTYLAERFRDVSISGHIILKKGERSELAELAATLL, encoded by the coding sequence ATGAGAAAGATATATATACTAGACACAAACGTACTTATTCATGATCCTAAGGCTATGACGAACTTTGAAGACAATGATGTGGTTTTACCGATCTATGTGATTGAGGAGATAGACAAGTTAAAAAAAGAAAGTGGAAATAGAGGTGCATCGGCCAGGGTAGCAGCCAGGTTTATAGATGATCTTCGTTCTAAGGGATGTCTGGCAAAAGGGGTAGAGATGGAAAATGGAATATTTTTCAGAGTAGAAACCAAGGGAGAAACCACAGAACTGCCTAATTCTTTAAAGAGGGATATAGTGGATAATAGAATCCTGGCAATAGCACTGTATATCAAGAATAAAGATAAGGATAAGAAAGTGGTGTTGGTCTCAAAAGATATCAATATGAGGATAAAAGCAGATGCCATGGAGATCCATGTAGAAGATTATAAGAGTGATAAGATGGATATAGAGGAGCTCTATACTGGAAATATGGAGATAGGAGTAAATGAAGAGTTTATAAAAAAATATGAGAAATCCGGAAGAATTAAGTATGTAGACATTATGCCGGAGGAACCCTCAGATAACTGTTTTGTAAGTTTAAAAAACAAGGAAAAAACTCTGTTTGGCAGGTATAATAAGAAGACAAAGAGGATTGAAAGGATGACCTATGGAGATGTCAGTGTTTGGGGAGTTCGGGGCAGAAATGAGGAGCAAAATTTTGCATTGGATCTCTTAATGGATGAGGATATCAAGGTGGTTACCTTAGTTGGGAAAGCAGGAACAGGAAAGACTTTATTAGCAGTAGCTTCAGGGTTGGAATTGGTTGTAGAGAGGAGTAAATATAAGAAATTATTTATAGCCAGACCGATAATTTCAATGGGGAAAGACTTAGGGTATCTTCCAGGAAGTGAAAAGGAAAAGTTAAAACCTTGGATGCAGCCTATTTTTGATAATATAGATTTTTTGGCCAGTAACAAGGAAGAGAAAGCAGGAGAAAAGGTAATAGCAGGATTGGAAGCTTTGGGATTATTAAAGATAGAAGCACTGTCTTATATAAGAGGTAGGAGTATTCCAGCAGGATTTTTAATCATAGATGAGGCACAGAATTTAACACCTCACGAGATAAAAACCATAGTTACCAGGGCAGGAGAAAATACAAAGATAGTATTTACAGGTGACCCATATCAAATAGACAACCCGTATCTCGATACAGGAAGTAATGGCCTTACTTATTTAGCTGAAAGATTTAGAGATGTCAGTATATCAGGACATATTATATTGAAAAAAGGTGAAAGATCAGAGTTAGCCGAATTGGCAGCTACATTACTATAG
- a CDS encoding sigma-70 family RNA polymerase sigma factor, with the protein MNISNYLKEIGRYPLLTKDEEIEISKHILEGDIDAQDRLITANLRLVVSIAKKYTKLGIPIQDLIQEGNIGLMKAVEKFDYTMGKKFSTYATFWIKQSILRYISSNKGVIRYPVYIYDNLAKIKKYMTKYKSKYGCEPSIEDIAAKTELKVKDVKRYLKLNDVTFNSLDESYGETGDLHSMIADKNGYIEENLILENDREKLLKTLDVLGAKEREIIIHRFGLLNNEVLTLDILGKRLHLTRERIRQLQIRALNKLKIHLQYNN; encoded by the coding sequence ATGAATATTTCGAACTATTTAAAAGAAATAGGTCGCTATCCCCTCCTGACTAAAGATGAGGAAATTGAGATATCTAAACATATATTAGAGGGGGATATAGATGCACAAGATCGATTGATAACAGCTAATTTAAGATTAGTTGTTAGTATAGCTAAAAAATATACTAAGCTAGGAATTCCCATTCAAGATTTGATTCAAGAAGGAAATATAGGGTTGATGAAAGCTGTCGAAAAATTTGACTATACCATGGGAAAAAAATTTTCTACCTATGCCACTTTTTGGATAAAACAAAGTATTTTGAGATATATATCCTCTAATAAGGGGGTTATCAGATATCCTGTATATATATACGATAATTTAGCTAAGATAAAAAAATATATGACAAAATATAAATCAAAATATGGATGTGAACCCAGCATAGAAGATATTGCAGCAAAAACAGAGTTAAAGGTAAAGGATGTAAAAAGATATCTGAAATTAAACGATGTAACTTTTAATTCCTTAGATGAGTCTTATGGAGAAACCGGGGATCTCCACAGTATGATTGCAGATAAAAATGGTTATATAGAGGAAAATTTAATATTAGAAAATGACAGGGAAAAATTATTAAAAACTTTGGATGTATTAGGAGCTAAGGAAAGGGAGATAATAATACACAGGTTTGGTTTGTTGAATAATGAAGTTTTAACCTTGGATATATTGGGAAAAAGGCTGCATCTAACCAGAGAAAGGATCAGGCAGCTGCAGATTCGAGCCTTGAATAAACTAAAAATACATTTACAATATAATAATTAG
- a CDS encoding HAMP domain-containing histidine kinase, which produces MFKNLENSSMVSYLNSLETIASTIHQEKNTEKVVFFILLNLIEKLDLGYSEGYFFKYDRWNRNLKHLNSYFDLKKLKKDEVEFISTNLEKEINFYGTPIEKVLKSIEIQTNLTKPDFHENYGLLNRFKNFTIIPINYENTYYGCFVLDRQTKTPYELNVQEMHILELFKYNFSLYMHSRELEDFEAEDIRLKTVGSFANSIIHELRTPISSIVGFASLAKKKLNDPKKIELYLDYILKESDKVIKLCEDIGEYSSEDENIKNKSTTFYLSYLIREVLQKLNLHLKKSNIKTYMIIENDIEITFNREKVVTAFYHLFKNSIENCDYSKNDRFITINLSANKKNKITIKDNGIGIQKHRIEEVTIPFYSSKIYGTGLGLTIAKEVFTKLGFKFSIKSEYSKWTKIILKEE; this is translated from the coding sequence ATGTTTAAAAACTTGGAAAACTCATCTATGGTTTCTTATTTAAATTCCTTAGAAACTATAGCTTCTACAATTCATCAGGAAAAAAATACTGAAAAAGTTGTATTTTTTATCCTCTTAAATTTAATTGAAAAATTAGATCTAGGCTATTCAGAAGGATATTTTTTTAAATACGACAGATGGAATAGAAATTTAAAACATCTAAACTCATATTTTGATCTGAAAAAATTAAAGAAGGATGAGGTAGAATTTATCTCAACCAACTTAGAAAAAGAGATCAATTTTTATGGTACTCCCATAGAAAAAGTCTTAAAAAGCATAGAGATACAGACAAATCTAACTAAACCTGATTTTCATGAAAATTACGGGCTGCTCAATAGATTTAAAAACTTCACCATCATCCCTATAAATTATGAAAATACATACTATGGATGTTTTGTCTTAGACAGACAAACAAAGACTCCCTATGAACTCAATGTACAGGAGATGCATATTTTAGAGCTGTTTAAATATAATTTTTCACTCTATATGCACTCTAGAGAATTAGAAGATTTTGAAGCTGAGGACATCAGGTTAAAAACTGTAGGTTCCTTTGCAAATTCCATCATCCATGAACTGAGAACACCTATCTCATCTATTGTTGGTTTTGCATCTCTGGCTAAAAAGAAACTAAATGACCCGAAAAAAATTGAGCTTTATTTAGATTATATTCTCAAGGAATCCGATAAAGTCATCAAACTTTGTGAAGATATCGGCGAATACTCCAGCGAAGATGAAAATATTAAAAATAAATCAACTACTTTTTACCTTTCCTATCTTATCAGGGAAGTTCTTCAAAAGTTAAACCTGCATTTAAAGAAATCTAATATCAAAACTTATATGATTATAGAAAATGATATTGAAATTACATTTAACAGGGAAAAGGTCGTTACAGCCTTCTACCACCTGTTTAAAAATTCCATTGAAAATTGCGATTACAGTAAAAACGATCGTTTTATCACTATTAACCTTTCAGCAAACAAGAAAAACAAGATAACTATAAAGGATAATGGAATTGGCATACAAAAACACAGGATAGAAGAGGTTACCATTCCTTTTTATTCCTCTAAAATTTATGGAACCGGCTTAGGTCTTACTATAGCTAAAGAGGTCTTTACCAAATTAGGATTTAAGTTTTCCATAAAATCAGAATATTCAAAATGGACAAAAATAATATTAAAAGAGGAGTAA
- the ruvC gene encoding crossover junction endodeoxyribonuclease RuvC translates to MRVIGIDPGTAIVGFGIIDYIGSKYKVVDYGCIYTSKDLPMEKRISAIYDELDNILKKYSPTHMAVEDLFYFKNAKTVISVGQARGVIVLCGEKNNIPQVSFTPLQIKMGITGYGRAEKKQVQLMVQRILGLSKIPQPDDAADALAIAITHINSLNSGYVLASKPNISKIAGIKNGKISAAEYRNLLNKKD, encoded by the coding sequence ATGAGAGTAATTGGAATAGATCCCGGAACGGCAATTGTCGGTTTTGGAATTATAGACTATATTGGAAGTAAATATAAAGTTGTAGATTATGGCTGTATATATACCTCCAAAGATCTTCCTATGGAAAAGAGGATTTCTGCTATCTACGACGAATTAGATAATATCTTAAAAAAATATTCTCCTACCCACATGGCTGTAGAGGATCTTTTTTATTTTAAAAATGCTAAAACGGTTATCTCTGTGGGACAGGCCAGAGGTGTAATAGTCCTCTGCGGGGAAAAAAATAATATTCCCCAGGTATCATTTACCCCCCTCCAGATAAAGATGGGGATAACAGGATATGGCCGGGCTGAAAAAAAACAAGTTCAATTAATGGTTCAAAGGATTTTGGGACTTTCCAAGATTCCCCAGCCAGATGACGCCGCCGATGCATTGGCTATTGCCATCACCCATATAAATTCCTTGAACAGCGGGTATGTTTTAGCTTCTAAGCCTAATATTTCTAAGATAGCTGGCATTAAAAACGGTAAAATAAGTGCAGCAGAGTATCGAAATCTATTAAACAAAAAGGATTGA
- the dapF gene encoding diaminopimelate epimerase, with the protein MIKFEKYHGLGNDFIIFNYKDLMANNIKEESFSDLAVKVCDRHTGIGADGMMVLVEKEDSCQMIFINSDGSIVSMCGNGIRCFSNYIYNNKILDGTTYKVETLAGLLSLDISPDEKFNVKVDMGKPLLDPESIPMATSKEKFINEEIVANGEVYKVSALLMGVPHAVIFVDSLEDIDLVEVGKAIENNPLFPEKTNVNFVQILDVDEILVDTWERGAGHTLACGTGSCASVVIGELLGYLSSKVIVHLTLGDLTIEVKDEVYMTGPSELVAKGEYRYN; encoded by the coding sequence ATGATTAAATTTGAAAAATACCATGGTTTAGGAAATGATTTTATAATTTTTAACTATAAAGATTTGATGGCAAACAATATAAAGGAAGAAAGTTTCTCTGATCTAGCTGTAAAAGTCTGTGACAGACACACTGGAATTGGTGCTGACGGTATGATGGTTTTGGTTGAAAAAGAAGATTCGTGCCAGATGATATTTATTAATTCTGATGGAAGTATCGTATCTATGTGTGGTAATGGTATCAGGTGTTTTTCTAACTATATCTATAACAATAAAATTTTAGACGGAACTACCTACAAGGTAGAGACCCTGGCTGGATTACTCAGTTTGGACATCTCTCCCGATGAAAAGTTCAATGTAAAAGTTGATATGGGAAAACCACTTTTAGATCCTGAATCTATTCCTATGGCCACTTCTAAAGAAAAATTCATCAATGAGGAGATCGTTGCTAATGGTGAAGTTTACAAGGTTTCAGCTCTTCTTATGGGGGTTCCCCATGCTGTAATTTTCGTAGATAGTTTAGAAGATATCGATCTGGTAGAAGTTGGAAAAGCTATTGAAAACAATCCGCTTTTCCCTGAAAAAACCAATGTAAATTTTGTCCAGATTTTAGATGTAGATGAGATTCTTGTGGATACCTGGGAAAGGGGAGCCGGACATACTCTGGCATGCGGAACAGGATCTTGTGCCAGTGTTGTGATAGGGGAACTTCTGGGATACCTGAGTTCTAAAGTTATTGTCCATCTGACTTTAGGTGATCTGACTATCGAAGTAAAAGATGAGGTCTATATGACTGGCCCAAGTGAATTAGTGGCAAAAGGTGAATATAGATATAATTAA
- a CDS encoding aminotransferase class I/II-fold pyridoxal phosphate-dependent enzyme, whose amino-acid sequence MKINPKVINKEISLIRQISIKSREYKDVINLTVGEPDLPIPAEIIEETTIYMKNNRMGYPVLGGSLEIREAIVNFYNTKYGSSYKIDEVIVTAGATEAISTTLRAILNEGDEVLIPLPFYPGYLPNIDLNGGKSVFIDTTSDELQLTVETLKKHLTPKTKALILNYPNNPSGVILSKKNLDEIMNFLRDKDIYIISDEIYSEIVFNDDFISVGKYDFLKEKVILINGFSKSHSMTGWRLGYILTSKKLKDQLIKVHQYTITAPSIVSEYGGYMALSKCSDMSSYTMEYKKRCEYVYNRLNSMGIVTLQPKGSFYIFGSLKNFNLSSSLDFALDLLENKHVAVVPGIAFGVEGYFRISCTRPVETLKTALDKIEDYIKNYRSQ is encoded by the coding sequence ATGAAGATAAATCCTAAAGTAATAAATAAAGAGATCTCCCTTATCAGACAAATCTCTATAAAGAGCAGGGAGTATAAAGACGTTATCAACCTTACTGTAGGAGAGCCTGATCTGCCTATCCCTGCTGAAATAATTGAAGAAACTACTATATATATGAAAAATAATCGGATGGGATATCCTGTGTTAGGAGGATCTTTAGAGATAAGAGAAGCTATTGTCAACTTTTATAATACCAAATACGGGTCCTCCTACAAAATAGATGAAGTTATTGTCACAGCAGGTGCTACAGAGGCTATCTCTACTACTCTGAGAGCTATCTTAAATGAAGGGGATGAAGTCTTGATTCCCCTGCCATTTTATCCAGGATACCTCCCAAACATCGACTTAAATGGTGGAAAATCAGTATTTATCGATACTACTTCTGATGAATTACAGCTTACAGTGGAGACTTTAAAAAAGCATCTTACTCCTAAAACAAAGGCTCTTATCTTAAATTATCCCAACAATCCATCGGGAGTTATTTTATCTAAAAAAAACTTAGATGAAATTATGAATTTTTTAAGGGATAAAGATATATATATTATCTCCGATGAGATATACAGTGAAATTGTTTTTAACGATGACTTTATATCTGTCGGAAAGTACGATTTTCTTAAAGAAAAAGTAATATTGATCAATGGATTTTCAAAATCTCACTCTATGACCGGGTGGCGTCTGGGATATATTTTAACCTCTAAAAAGCTCAAAGACCAGCTGATAAAGGTCCATCAATATACCATCACAGCACCTTCTATCGTTTCAGAATATGGCGGATATATGGCACTTTCTAAATGTTCAGATATGTCCTCCTATACAATGGAATATAAAAAAAGGTGTGAGTATGTATACAACAGGTTAAACTCTATGGGTATAGTTACCCTTCAACCCAAAGGATCATTTTATATTTTTGGTTCTTTAAAGAATTTTAACCTTTCTTCATCTTTGGATTTTGCCTTAGATCTCCTTGAAAACAAACATGTAGCTGTAGTTCCAGGAATAGCCTTTGGGGTAGAAGGATACTTTAGAATTTCCTGTACCAGACCTGTAGAAACTTTAAAAACAGCTTTGGATAAGATAGAAGATTATATCAAAAACTATAGATCACAATAA
- a CDS encoding lytic transglycosylase domain-containing protein produces the protein MKRIYIYILIFLIFTGIIGVISFFPLNYYGEIDKISKKYEINREIIYSVIKVESNFREGVISHKGAVGLMQIMPPTGEWMAKTHNLPYSEKMLLDPAYNIKIGTLYLRYLIKRYDGDIEKVLVAYNAGPSRLKDGSWRNFKETKNYLIKYKISNFFYRIRLFFKR, from the coding sequence ATGAAACGAATCTATATCTATATCTTAATTTTTCTTATATTTACAGGGATAATTGGAGTTATCTCATTTTTCCCCTTAAATTATTATGGAGAAATAGATAAAATATCTAAAAAATATGAGATAAACAGAGAGATTATCTATTCGGTTATTAAGGTCGAAAGTAATTTCAGAGAGGGTGTTATTTCCCATAAGGGAGCTGTTGGTCTTATGCAGATCATGCCTCCTACTGGAGAGTGGATGGCAAAAACTCATAATCTTCCCTATTCTGAAAAGATGTTATTAGATCCTGCATATAATATTAAAATCGGTACCCTCTACCTCCGTTACCTTATTAAGAGGTATGACGGGGACATTGAAAAAGTTTTAGTAGCTTACAATGCAGGTCCTTCCAGATTAAAGGATGGGTCTTGGAGAAATTTCAAAGAGACTAAAAACTATCTTATAAAATATAAGATATCTAATTTTTTTTATCGGATAAGGTTATTTTTTAAAAGATGA
- a CDS encoding DUF1254 domain-containing protein — MNLNKKVLKVAIFSVLVITVMTSCAVAKKSTSVSTEKRTEMTVGPTPGYNTKIPSKIMTPDKVETRIGTLEFFDGIPTKETSDLLYDNLDFLRGIETFLNGIPLASLESIRLAHRSLGATEANQVLIFDKLMDSTPLFLTGNTSTVYALGMLDLKKDGPTVIEVPAGAGPGTVNNALFRFVIDLGAPGPDRGKGGKYLILPPGYEGEVPEGYFTVKSPSYINWIALRGFLEDNKPDAATKMWKEGLKIYPLSKVSHQPTMEFISGSGKEFNTIHANNYEFYEELHTVIEREPVEMLDPELRGLFASIGIEKGKPFNPDKRMKEILTDAAEVANGTARSIFWSTKYEGGFLFEDRYWKKGFLSESHEFLKDEGMGGRDLDDRSHFYYMATVNTPMMAIKLVDKGSTYAWGYLDSKGNHLDGSKNYKINLPKDAPARDFMSIAVYDSQTRSLLQTDEPFPSKNNKRDKMITNEDGSTDIYFGPKPPVGKESNWIQTVPGKGWFTVLRLYSPKQEWWDKKWIPSDIELIK, encoded by the coding sequence ATGAATTTAAACAAAAAAGTACTCAAAGTAGCAATATTTTCAGTATTAGTAATAACAGTTATGACATCGTGTGCTGTTGCTAAAAAATCAACATCTGTATCTACTGAAAAAAGGACAGAAATGACTGTGGGACCCACACCTGGGTATAATACAAAAATACCAAGTAAGATTATGACTCCAGATAAGGTGGAAACAAGGATAGGTACTCTTGAATTTTTTGATGGTATTCCTACTAAAGAAACCTCAGATCTTCTTTACGATAATCTTGATTTTCTTCGTGGGATAGAAACATTTTTAAATGGAATACCATTGGCTTCATTGGAATCTATCAGACTTGCTCATAGATCTCTCGGTGCTACAGAAGCAAATCAAGTTCTTATATTTGATAAGTTGATGGATAGTACTCCTCTATTTCTTACTGGAAATACCAGTACGGTGTACGCACTTGGAATGCTAGATCTAAAGAAAGACGGTCCAACGGTAATTGAGGTCCCTGCTGGAGCTGGTCCTGGAACTGTTAACAATGCCTTATTCCGTTTTGTAATTGATCTGGGAGCACCGGGGCCCGATAGAGGTAAGGGTGGAAAATATCTAATTCTTCCTCCAGGCTATGAAGGGGAAGTTCCAGAGGGGTATTTTACAGTGAAATCTCCTAGTTATATAAACTGGATTGCTTTACGTGGATTCCTTGAAGATAATAAACCTGATGCAGCAACTAAGATGTGGAAAGAAGGTCTAAAGATCTATCCTCTTTCAAAGGTTTCTCATCAACCAACAATGGAATTTATTAGCGGATCAGGAAAGGAATTTAACACTATTCATGCAAATAACTATGAGTTCTACGAAGAGCTTCACACTGTTATAGAAAGAGAGCCGGTAGAGATGTTAGATCCTGAGCTCCGTGGACTTTTTGCATCTATTGGTATTGAAAAAGGAAAACCTTTTAACCCTGATAAGCGTATGAAAGAAATATTAACAGATGCAGCTGAAGTAGCAAATGGTACTGCACGATCAATTTTTTGGAGTACAAAATATGAAGGCGGATTCCTTTTCGAAGACAGATATTGGAAAAAAGGATTTCTAAGTGAATCTCATGAATTTTTAAAAGATGAAGGGATGGGTGGCCGTGATTTAGATGATCGAAGTCATTTTTATTATATGGCAACAGTAAATACACCTATGATGGCTATTAAATTAGTTGATAAAGGTTCAACATATGCCTGGGGATACCTAGATTCAAAAGGAAATCATCTAGACGGGTCTAAAAATTATAAGATAAATCTACCTAAAGATGCACCTGCAAGGGATTTTATGTCGATAGCAGTTTATGACTCACAGACACGTTCTTTACTTCAGACTGATGAGCCATTTCCTAGTAAAAATAATAAGCGGGATAAGATGATTACCAATGAAGACGGCTCAACTGATATTTATTTTGGACCTAAACCGCCTGTAGGAAAAGAGAGTAACTGGATTCAAACAGTTCCTGGTAAGGGTTGGTTTACAGTTCTGCGTCTCTATAGCCCGAAACAGGAATGGTGGGACAAGAAATGGATTCCTAGTGATATCGAGTTAATAAAATAA
- a CDS encoding tRNA (cytidine(34)-2'-O)-methyltransferase, with the protein MNIVLMEPEIPYNTGNIGRSCVLTNTSLHLIKPFGFSLDEKQIKRAGLDYWQHIDLHEWDSLDELMAAYPESKFYFATTKTTQRYSDVTYKENDFIVFGPESRGVPVEILEKNKETCITIPMIKMGRSLNLSNSAAIVLYESLRQIDFNFGE; encoded by the coding sequence ATGAATATAGTTTTAATGGAACCAGAAATACCATACAACACAGGAAATATAGGGAGAAGTTGTGTTCTTACAAATACATCGCTGCACCTTATTAAACCCTTTGGATTCTCACTAGATGAAAAACAAATCAAGAGAGCTGGTTTAGATTACTGGCAGCATATCGACCTCCATGAATGGGATAGTTTAGATGAGTTGATGGCAGCTTATCCTGAATCTAAATTTTATTTTGCTACAACTAAGACTACTCAAAGGTATTCAGATGTTACATATAAAGAAAATGACTTTATTGTATTCGGTCCTGAATCTAGAGGAGTTCCTGTTGAGATCTTGGAAAAAAACAAGGAAACCTGTATCACTATTCCTATGATTAAGATGGGAAGATCGCTGAATCTTTCAAATTCAGCAGCTATTGTTTTATATGAATCTTTAAGGCAGATTGATTTTAACTTCGGAGAGTAA